The genomic stretch GTAGCAAAGTAAAAAACCTTTTATCATTCCTGTAAAATCTTGTTTTGATTTCATAATTTATAATGTTTCTCCGTCGATTAAGATCCCTTCGTTTGAGAGAAAATTTGCATAAAGGCTTTTTTATTAAAATTTATTGCAAAGTTTATTCTTGTATTTGTCCCAAAATTGAACAGGTTTAGTTTTGATTGTTGAAGTTTAGAAAATCCGCCTATGTGTTTTAAGAGAAAAGACAATAATGTGGCAATATATGCACAAAAATTTGTTTCTGCTACACGAAAGGAGGTCATAATGGGATTTTTTAATTTCATTAAAACTGTAGGGGAAAAGTTAGGTATAGGAGACCATGAACCAAAAGAAAAAGACTTTAAGGCCGCATTTGATCATTTTCAACTTGATACAGAAAAAGTCAGTATTCAAGTTGAAGATGGTAAAGCTGTTTTAAGCGGTGAGGTTCCAGATAGGGAAACGCTTGAAAAAGCACTCCTGGTTGTTGGCAATTCACAAGGTATTTCTTCTGTGGATGTTGAGCAATTAAAGGTTATTGATACGACGCATAAAAAAACGTCTCGTTTTTATGAGGTTAAGTCTGGTGATAATCTTTGGAAAATTGCTGAAGAGGTTTATGGAAAAGGGCAAGGGAATAAGAACACATTTATTTTTGAAGCCAATAAACCAATGCTAAAATCTCCTGATAAAATTTATCCTGGACAAGTTTTACGTATTCCTGAAGTTGACCATATTTAATGCGTCAAAGAGGATAATTTTTTGCTTATTTTATGGCATTAAACTTTTAGGGCATTAAACAAAAATAAGAAGCGTAAAAAATTTCACGCTTCTTCATTTTATAAAATGTGTGTTTATAATAAAAAAGGCTTAGTGAACATGAGTGGAATGAGAGGGTGAGGTTGTTTTCATAGCGTTTACAGAGAAATCAACATCAATGGTTCCTGCATTTTCAAATGTTAATTTTGCACTAATTTTATCACCTATCTTGAAGGGTTGTGAAAGCCCCATAAACATAATATGATTACCACCTGGCTTAAGTGTGACTTCACCATTTCCCGGAATTTCAATACCGTTATGCATTTTTTCCATTTTCATAATATCATTGACAACAGCCATAGTGTGCATTTCTGTTGTTTTAACGCCGTTTGTGGAAATAGAAACTAAACGGTCTGGGGTATTACTGTGATTAATAATATAGAAATAACCGCTACTAACTTTTGCACCTTTAGGTGTTTCGCGTGCCCAAGGATTGAGAATTTCTATGTCACCAAGTTTATATTGCTGGGCACTTGCGGGTAGTGTTATACCAGCAAAGAGAAGAGCACATACGATATTTGCGACAACCTTTTTGTATGAATATTGTGCATGTATTGTATTTTTAAAGATGAGATTTTTTATTTTCTTGATAATAGATACCATCATTGATTTACCCTCCTTCATAAGATTCACACTTTGAATGTTTTTTCATTTTAGCAAATTTTTTATTTAAAATAAAAGCAAAGAATTTCTAAAATAAAAATCATAGAATTCTTGGATCTTAAAGGAAAAAATAAGATTTACAAAGATAAAACATCTCTCAACATTTCCGTGTTCATCTGACAACATTATTTGTAAATGGTAAAAATTTATGGTGCATCACTATTTTACTGAATAAAAATACAATACAGAAAGATCATACACTGGATCAACTCTCAATATGACGATAGCTCTTGGTACTTTAAAGCGTTTTGACAGAAGTATTTTTATATATTTTCAAATTCCAGAAGTATAAAATTAAGAAAAAGCTTGTTCGATGAATTTAAAGCGCAGCTTTTAAATAACAATGAATGATAAGGCTATTAGAAGAAGAATTTTTGAGAGGAGGCTGATAGATGATATCGTTATCGATATGAGCATATGGAAAAGCACCGTTTAATACTATGAAAGAGGCTCATAAAAAAGTAGTTATCATAAGTTATGACGGCTATTTCATTCTTAAGTGAAGGTTTATAATATTTTATTATATAAGTTATTCGCCCTTTTAAAAAGCTTTTATGTTGGGATTTCTTAATTAATGATGAGAGATTGAGAACGTGTGTGCAATTATTCTTTTTAATTTTTAAGAGAGATATGGTTGTTGGGAATTGCGAAAAAAATAGATTATGACTTCAAGTCTTTCATAAATATGGTATTTATAGGTTATTAGAGTGCCTATTTTAAAAGATTTTTTTTATTTTGGAGATGTTTCTCTCATTATTCTCTTGTAGCAGTAAAATCCTGTTCTTATATACGAGACAGCGAGGCTTGTTGCGACTTGCGGTTTATGATTATTTTATGTTGCTTGAAGCAATATACGGGCTTTAAGTGTTATGAGGAGCTATCTTAAAAAGATGCTTTATGAAGGTTGAGGTAGCTTGCTGAATGGAGATTATAATATGGCAAAAGTAATTGGTATTGATTTGGGGACGACGAACTCTTGTGTGGCTGTTATGGATGGCAAAAACGCAAAGGTTA from Bartonella kosoyi encodes the following:
- the lysM gene encoding peptidoglycan-binding protein LysM, which encodes MGFFNFIKTVGEKLGIGDHEPKEKDFKAAFDHFQLDTEKVSIQVEDGKAVLSGEVPDRETLEKALLVVGNSQGISSVDVEQLKVIDTTHKKTSRFYEVKSGDNLWKIAEEVYGKGQGNKNTFIFEANKPMLKSPDKIYPGQVLRIPEVDHI
- a CDS encoding copper chaperone PCu(A)C codes for the protein MMVSIIKKIKNLIFKNTIHAQYSYKKVVANIVCALLFAGITLPASAQQYKLGDIEILNPWARETPKGAKVSSGYFYIINHSNTPDRLVSISTNGVKTTEMHTMAVVNDIMKMEKMHNGIEIPGNGEVTLKPGGNHIMFMGLSQPFKIGDKISAKLTFENAGTIDVDFSVNAMKTTSPSHSTHVH